In Lathyrus oleraceus cultivar Zhongwan6 chromosome 2, CAAS_Psat_ZW6_1.0, whole genome shotgun sequence, the DNA window GAGGGGTAAGTGTATAATATTCTCTCCTACTATTATTAATAATTTTCTAGGCAGAAATAATGAGGGTGCAGGAGAATTAGAGGTTACAGACAATCAGGTCTGTAGGGAGATTATAGCTAAGCAGGTAAAAGTTTGGCCTTttaaaaagcatcttcctgctgGGAAGTTGACTATCAAGTACGCTATCCTGCATAAAATAGGAGTTGCTAACTGGGTCCCTACCAACCATATCTCCACCATTGCTAATACTCTTGGGAGGTTTATTTTTGCTGTTGGGACAAAAGTGAAATTTGACTATGGTAGATATATGTTTGATCAAATCATCAAGCACGCAACTACTAATGCAGTTAAGCTGCCAATTGCTTTTCCCTCTATGATCTGTGGAATTATCTTGAATCAACATCCTGGTATTCTGTGCTCAAATGATTTACCTAGTAGGAGAAAACCAACTCTGTCTGTGCACTACAAACTctttgaaggcagtcatgtcgaggatattgtcatgacatctgccatgAGGAGGCCAGTCTCAAAAGTTGGAGCAATTGCTGAGCTTAAGGAGACATGCAAAGAGCTAGGTGAAGGGATTAGGGTAGCCACAACTAGAAAACAATCTTTGGAAGCCTTGATTGAAAGCTTAGAGCAGGCTGAGGGTGAAAATGTTGAACATGCTAATGTCATCCATGAAGAAGAAgctgaagcccacacctctagtgagaggtctgctAACAATGATGATGCGAGTGGCAATTCTGCTTCTGGTGCTGCTGAAGAGGCTGCAAACTCAAGCTCTACTGAGTAGCTCTCTTGACTTTGGTCCCTCTTGTTTTGATGGGTTTCTTGGTTTTTTGGTGGATTTCTTAGTGTTTTTTGGTTTGTTTCTCAGAATTCTTACAGCTGTGTATGTACTTGGTGATGTAACTCTTTCACTTCTGGTATTTCTGTTAATGACTAGATAGACATTTATTTTGTGTAttttagctaaaaagggggagaagtagttGTAGATGTAGCTGAGTATCTTAGCTTAGCTCTGTAGTATTGTTGTTGCTCTGCTTGTCTGATACAATGGGAGAATTCTGGTGTTTATTTGTTTGGTACAGGGGGAGAATTCTCTGTGTTCTGTTTGTGTGAAGCAGTATGGTTGTTGCTTGTTGTGGACTGGCTTAAGGGGGAGCTGTTGTGTTATGGGAAGTTGCATGGACTTGAGGGAGAGTACAAGCACTTATGTGTCATGATGTTTTCTAGTTGATTCTTGCTAGTGTTGTATGTGCAAGTGCttgtgtgtttactagttgttATTTTTGCTAGTGATGTGTGTATGTTTTcttctgctgctgaactgatGCTCTGATTGATTTCTTGTGAACGTGTGATCTGTTGTTagttttagccaaaatttgccaaagggggagtttgttggttctatgaattggcatcaattttggtaaaacttagtgttatcacaagatgtcacgcttgtagtcttgacatgtgatatcagctttcTGTAGGTTTTTTGATATGGTTGTGCTGGATTTATTCAAGAAGTCAGACCCGATGTTACGACATgtgcatacagaacattcagtctgaatgttatgtattttgttgttgcgcttttcatgccagtctttgtgtgcttatgtggagattgcatgcattattcaaggagtaattctatttaaagcCAGAATATTCTGTTTCCCGAAAAGGAATGATTCACTGCTATTTCTTAGGGAATACGCAAcaaatagaattagggtttcatgctgcCCAAGCCCATTTagaaagcttctatttaaagacTATGTAAACCCTGTTTTAGATATAGAAAACACGAACCACGAAGTGAGTGAgtattagggttttagtcttatgtgcgtttgtgaattgtgagccattcatccatcttgttgatgtgtgaattggactgagtttttgagttataatttgtccactctaagctttgaagtacgagtgtatttgtttacttgattgaagcttttaagcaagatcaagtgtgtgtccttgaagtgtgtcttctttctttttggtatttgttctagtatcactgttgtgattgagggggagtgagtaaggtctcatgtctaagagttcttagatagaaatcacacgggtagagattaggtgaaaatactgtaacttgaagttgtttaccgagagtctttgaactaattctgtttagtggatttccttcctggcttggtagcccccagacgtaggtgtgtttacaccgaactgggttaacaattgcttgttTCATTTTTCAATTGTTTCCTGGTTTTTATTCTGTTCATATTTTacttgttgttcagatattagtgtcgtgacattaccttcgacatctcatatctgataccaaaatttcaattggtatcagagtaggcatcctactctggttctaggtgagatcttgggacgttactttaTGGTACTATGGACAGAGACAGAGGATCTGTAAAtagaccaccaattctggatggatctaactatgatTACTGGAAACCTCGgatggtagccttcttgaaatcttAGGACAATAAGACTTGGAAAGCTGTTCTAATAGGCTGGGAACATCCTTACATTACTAAGGATGGAaaagttacaactgataagaagcctgaggaagaatggaccaaggaggaaGATGAACTAtctcttggaaactctaaagcattgaatgctatattcaatgggattgataagaacatcttcagactggtgaacaattgtgaggtggctaaagatgcttgggatattctcaaaaccactcatgaaaCTGTATCTTGAAATTGTATCCCCTCGACTAACCTTTTTGGGAATGATTGACTTCTCATGCTTTTAGGGTGGCCTGCCCCAATATGAGCCTTGAAGTAACTATGCCCCTGTCTGGCTGATTTAGAGAGATTTGTAGAATCTCAACGTGGTTTCCCCAGATTGACGGACTCTTGAAGAGATCTGAGCTATGGGATACCAGGAATTTGTTTCCTTGATGTCCACTAACGGTTCGAATGTAAAATGCTTATTTCGAAAatgataattgaaatgtcatgatcatgcaagttttgaaaactCAAGTGTGTTCACTAATATTGTGACATCTAGTGAACGAATCATTAATTAGAATTCCATATCAATATCAATACGAATGACAAGAAAATCTTTAGGAGTCATCTTAACGCGATGTTACCATAGTATGCTTCCAAAATAAgccctacttcaattaggtcttttgaggattgtaacatggcctggttcacggttttagaaagaaaggatataaggctcaaaacctATTCTAACCCACCCATTCTTCGTGATGTTCTCCATTCCTATGTTCAGTTAGCTTAGAATAACCATCCATCTTTCAGAAAAGGATTTTGGATAATATTAGAGATGGTTAAGGAACCTAATGAGAGTTTGGAGTGATAATCACTCGCCTTCTGCTTTTGTTTGCAGTCACAGAGATTTACTCTTGCCGAGGATTTTAGAATTGATCCTCTTGTCTCTTTTATTTTGCTTTCCCTGATTTTTGCCTGGGATGGTCCTCTGGGTCGTCCGCCCACagggatgccctaattttttcctaagtcaatcttgttttcaagttcttgacttagcgagcttttgatttttcatttgatttttcttATTTCGTCTTTTCTTTTGGAGCAAATCCTATGACACTGCTTTCTTGATTTATCGTACGGGTCGTGACTATCTCACTCATTTTGTTGGTAAGGGATAACCATTTGAATTTGTGATCCCATCTTCTTGAGAGGGATATGATATGATTGATCACTTGATCTAATATTCTCCTTCTGAAATTTGAATGCAAGTATAAAATAACTGAAGACTACCATGCCCCTGGTTAAACATGAGGGTTGTATGTGTTAAAGAAAGAatgtaacacccacatataatatatgtctagaatacatattatacatagtgtaaaacTGGTACTGAACACATAAGCGCCTAGCGGCACGATGTACACATACATAGACATGCCCAAAATAAATACAACATGGCACAAAATATACACAAAAGTTCCCAACATAAAACTACTGATCTAGATCATTAAACAATGATCTCAAAATATATGCACAACGGAGTAGCCATCAACCATCAGGTAAGTAAGACATCACCCTATCTTGTCCTTACCCTTCATCTGCTTAGGActacctgaaaaataatcaacaacatggggtgagataataatctaagtgggttccctatcttatgggtccactcggctctacaggatttcctaatcaatattcaactcatattcaactcaagtcaacaagggaactAAGACTTAAGTGATGGGAAAACTAACTCAcaatgtatggcaacatgcacctgagttctcataactcaaccacaatcattattcagatcacgacaCATCAATccccgaacggacttacgtctaagccaggcccggttcatgcatgctcgtatgattcgactttcgtGGTGGATATTGGGTCCTCTATAAGGCTTAATCCCCAattcaagcgaccgtcacccgtatgagggctcaaacccaattgaggctcgaatcatcggtctcacatcccaatgcttactcatctaagcataccaaatAGAGACGtgcaccatcaaagaaaacacacattctgaatacatgatcggttccataatTCATCGGgtccacgaaccataacaaaatccatcaatcacatgtgacttcattcaccacaatacacagacaataacatggcatgttccatacaatgcgtctcattctcaatcatgacgacaattcgtccacgacctccacataagctTCATACGAATAAATATCGTCATTTAATGTTATCTAAGTTATAAACCTCACACATGACCTAATACCAATCCTAGGTTAACTTACTAGATTCATTATGTAATTTTTACCATTAGCATGTATTCAACATAAGCATAACATCACAAATGATTAATGGATAGAAGAATGCATTTAGAAACACttaagaaatggattttgaagtttttaacataagtcaatcgattggttaggaaggcccaatcgattggttcctctcacatttctgtttttcaaagttTGTCGAGGATCAATCAATTGATcctgagtgtcaatcgattggctaACTAAAATTTTCCACTGTTCATAAACAGAAAGTTTGTGTAATCGATTGTAATGCACTATCAATTGATTGGTCCTGTCAAAATCACATTTTCTGCAAAACAAAAGGGTTGTGCAATCGATTGGTTGcaaggaccaatcgattggttcacTCACATTTTCACTTTTCCATTTCATAGAACACCACTTCCTCTGTTAAACCATTTCCAACAAAACACGCACTACTTCTTCCAACCAACCCATTACACTACAAGCTTATATACACATATATAACTAGTTCATAACCACAAGGATTTCAAGGTCATAACCATAATCAACCATCTAACCACAATCACAATAAATCATGTAATCATAACAATCATAAGAACAGATTAACCACGTATCCATGGAAATCAACAAGAGCCCACCTCAAGAATGGAAGAGGAAAAGTTGTTGAAGATGAGAcgaggatgaagatgatggtgttggttccaagctttcttcttcttctttttcttctccATTAGCCTTGTTTCTCTTCTTCTACCTTTCCCTTGAGCTACTTCTTTCTTTCTATCCTTTCCTTTTCTTCTGGTGGATCTACTGAGAGATATACACAGGGCAAATATGTTATAACATATGGTGGCGAGTGAGTCAAAAGTCACTAGCAAGTGGCCATGATTATTTGTGTGGTTTCTAGTAGCAGCAAATATCTCAAGTGGCACTAATCTTGTAATATTTTTTCTACCAGACGTATTGACCAATTATTAGTGTTATCAAAATatcccaattaataaaaggtcagtcctaattaatattaattaagtcaactgaactcactatttactctatttatccaaattgacaacttttagagcacataggaactcatTGACCTCAATTAATAGGAATTTTGGTATTTAAGAAAATACAGGGTATTACATCCCCCCCCCCTTAAATAAAATCCGTCCTCGAATTTAAATATTACCTGAAATAGGTGAGGGTAAGCTTCTCGCATTTCTGACTCCAGTTCCCAGGTAGCATCTCCTGGATGTGATTCATCCCACTGAACCTTAACAAGAGGAATCTCCTTATTCCTTAATACCTTAACTTCTCGTCCTGCAATGCGACTTGGTAGAGGTTCGAAAGTCAGATCTGCTTCTACTTCTATTGAATCTGGAAGGATAGGCTGGAGAGAATCTGGAATGAACTTTCGATGTTTAGATGCGTGAAAGACgtcatgcatttctgatagaGAAGGTGGTAAAGCTAATTTGTAGGCTACTTATCTAATCCTTTCTATAATCTGGTATGACGCTATATATCTCTGACTTAGCTTCTGTGACTTAAACGACCCTTCCAGTCTCAACCTCGGAGTCACCTTCAAAAACACATGATCACCTTCATCAAATTTGAATGGTCTTCTCAAGTGATCCACATAACTCTTTTGACGATCTTGTGCATTCTTCATCTTAACACGGACCATCCTTATATTTTCGGTAGTCTCTTGAATGGTCTCCGGTCCTAAGATCCTTTCTTCACCCACTTTCGTCCAGCATAAAGGTGTCCTACTTTTcagtccatacaaggcttcatAAGGAGCTATCCTAATACTGGCATGATAACTATTGTTATATGTGaattcaatcaatggtaaatGCTCCTTCCAATTCCCTCCACTTCCAAGTACATAAGCTCTTAACATATCTTCTAGTGTCTGAATCGTCTGTTCAGTCTGACCATCCATTTGAGGATGATTAGAAGTACCTAAACACAATCTCGATCCCATAGCTTGCTGGAGTGCTTTCCAAAATCTCGAAGTAAACTTGGGGTCTCTATCGGACACAATGCTAGTTGGAACACCGTGTAGTCTAACAATTTCTGAAATGAACAACCGTGCAAGATGACTTTCCTTGTAAGTAGTCTTCAAGGCCAAGAAGTGCGGGGACTTAGTCaaccgatccacaatcacccaaattgaatcataaCCACCTTGGGTCCAAGGTAACCCTAACACAAGATCCAttgaaatactatcccatttccaaacTGGAATCTCTAAAGGTCGTAATAAACCACctggcttctgatgttcaatctttacCTACTGGTATACTATGCATTCTGACACATACTCTGCAATATCCCTTTTCATTCTAGGCCACCAATAGTctttcttcaagtcttgatacatctttgACGAATCTGGATGTATAGTAAACACCCCTTGTGAGCTTCCTCCAAAACTTTTCCTTTCAGCTCGACATCATTCGGAACACAAATCCTTTGATTAAACAGAATGACTCCATCCGATGACTAAGCGAAACCGGGTTGAGTCGACATCTCATGCAACTTCTCATCTATCATTTGTCCTCGTCGGGTCTCTTCCCTTAGGTTAGAAGTAACATTCAAATTTCCTATTTAAAATAAATTTCCTTTCGGGTAAGTCTAGTCATTGGTAATGCCATATGCGAAAACCCCTTCATAAACCTTCGATAGTAACCTGCCAAACCCAAGAAACTTCTGACTTCAGAAGAATTCTTCGGTCTTTCCCAATTAATAACTGCTTCAACTTTAGATGGATCCACTGATACTCCTCCTCTCTATATTACATGACCAAGGAACTTCACTTCGTTcatccaaaattcacacttacTTAACTTGGCAAAAAGTTTATTCTCTTGCAGTACTTATAGAAAAATTCTTAGGTGTTCTCCGTGCTCTTGAGGAGTACGAGAATAAATAAGAATGTCATCAATAAAGATCACCACGAACTGGTCCAAGTAAGGTTGAAATATCCGATTCACACAGTCCATGAAAACAGAAGGGGCATTCATCACACCAAACGGCATTACAAGGAACTCATAATGGCCATATCGGGTTCTAAATACGGTCTTTGGTACATTCGAACTCTTAAATCTTATTTGATGATAGCCTGATCGTAGATCAATCTTCGTGAACACGCAAGCTCCTTTCAACTGATCTAACAAGTCGTCTATCCTGGGCAgaggatacttgttcttaatggTAACTTTATTTAACTAGAGATAATCAATACACAACCTCACACTACCATCCTTCTTCCTTACTAATAATACTGAAGCTCCCCATGGTGAGACACTAGTTCAGATGAAATGATTGGTTAACAACTCTTCCCATTGATTATTCAACTCTCTCAACTCGAGTGGCGCCATGCGATACAGAGAAACAGAGATTGGAGCCATCCTAGGTATTAGATCAATAGAGAATTTCACTTTCTTTTCAGGAGAAAGAGAGGTGACATCCTCAGGGAAAACTTTCGGAAATTCACAAACAACAGGAATTTGCGTAACACTCAGATTATCATTAGATTCCTTGGTAAGTACCAAGAGAACTGACTTTTCATTCTCAAATAAGAAATTAACCATACCAACCGTACCTTCCAAGATAGTAGTTAGCACATCCCTTGGAGTAGCTTCACTAGATGGAATGATAATCAACTTCTCTTCACATCCAATAAACACTGAATTGGCAGAAAGCCAATCCATCCCCAAAACCACGTCAACCTTCTTAAATGGTAAACAAATAAGATCAATATGGAAAATTCTACCATTCACCGAGAGcgaacaattttcacaaatcaacgGTGTCTCAACTACATCATCCATGGCGGTAGTAACCACCATAGGAGGAGACAAGGGAATTGCTTGTAAGCAAAGACGCTTCATGCACTGAATTGATACAAAAGAGTGTGTCTCCCCACAATCAAACAATACAAAACAAGGATGATTATTAACGAGACTCATACCAATAATTAAGGCATTGTTGCTTTCAGCCTTCCTTGCATCCAAAGTATAAATTCGACCAATGCCCCTCCCCTACATCTGATTCTTATTCTAAGGACATTCCCTAGACATGTGTCCCTCTCTCTGATAAGTAAAACACCTAATTCCACTTACAACACATCTTCCAAAATAAACCTTCTACATACTTGACATTGAGGAGGTTGGTTAGGTCTTGCATGTTGCACCTGTCTTCTTTTGAAGGGTCGAGGTCTATGCCTGATTTGATGACTTGGTCCTCCCTGGTTCATCTGGCCAACTCCATACTAGTCAATCTCTCCTTGAACCTTTTTCAAATTATTCTCAATCACACTATATTGTCTTTGCACCCCTACACAGGCAGGGAGCGCTCTTTCCATGTTGGGTGTCCTCCCATAAGCCTCCATATGATTTAATCCACCATGAAACTCAGGAGGATTCATGCGAAAGAAATGCTAGAAATCCCCACCCGTAACTTCTTGTGGAGTCACTTGAGGTTGTTGACCACCATACAACTGTTGCATCCTCTACTGCATGAATTGGTTCTATGGTTGCTGCATCGGTTGCACAAACTGAGGCCATTGAAAACCTTCACTACCACTTGGAGGTTCGGAGTCTGAATTATGAGTTCTGGGTCTACCGCGACCTCTGCGTCTGCTAGCCATGATCCTTAATGTCGAACTAATATGATTAATTTGATCAGGCTCAATACTATGAACATAACACCAAGGACAATGATGACAACCCACATATGAGGCAAAAAGAAATACTTATAATATTTCATGGGTAGGTCGAGGAtacgacctgctctgataccaactgtaacacccacatataatatatgtctagaatacatattatacatagtgtaaaactggtactgaaatacataagcgccTAGCGGCATAGTGTACACATACATATACATGCCCAAAATAAATACAACATTGCATAAAATGTACACAAAAGTTCCCAACATAAAACTACTGATCTAGATCATTACAACGATCTCAAAATATATGCACAGTGGAGTAGCCATCAACCATCAGGTAAGTAAGACATCACTCTATCATGTCCTTACGCTTCACCTGCTCAGAACCTCttgaaaaataatcaacaacatggggtgagatgATAATCTCAGTGGATTCCatatcttatgggtccactcggctctacagggtttcctaatcaatattcaactcatattcaactcaagtcaacaagggaactAAGACTTAAGTGATGGGGAAACTAACTCACAATGTATGGCAACATGAACttgagttctcataactcaaccacgatcattattcagatcacgacaCATCAATccccgaacggacttacgtctaagccaggctCGATTCATGCATGGTCGTATGATTTGATTTTCGCAGTGGATATCGGGTCCTTTATTAGGCTTAATCCAAAGTTCAACCAACCGTCACCtgtatgggcctctaacccacttagggtatctttcaccgtacGAGTCTCTAACCCAtttaggtgtccacctttcccccacgtcctccgtggttggggctcaaacccaataGAGGCTCGAATCATCGGTctcacatcccaatgcttactcatctaagcataccaaatAAAGAAGTGCACCATCAAAtaaaacacacattctgaatacatgatcggttccacaaatcATCGGTTCCATGAACCATAACAAAATCCATCAACCACATGTGACTTCATTCACTATAATACATAAATAATAACATgacatgttccatacaatgctTCTCATTCTCAATCGTGACGAaaattcgtccacgacctccacataagcgtcgtacgaatgaatactGTCATTTAATGTTATCTAAGTTATAAACCGCACACATGACCTAATACCAATCCTAGGTTAACTTACTAGATTCATTATGTAATTTTCACCATTAGCATGTATTCAACATAAGCATAGCCTCACAAATAATTAATGGTTAGAAGAATGCATTTAGAAACACTTAAGAAATGGATTTTGGAGTTTTTAACAtaagtcaatcgattggttggggaggcccaatcgattggttcctctcacatttctgtttttcaaagttTGCTGAGGATCAATTGATTGATCCTGAGTGTCAATCAATTAGCTCACTAAAATTTTCCACTATTCATAAACAGAAATTTGTGCAATCAATTGTAATGCACtatcaatcgattggtcctgtaAAAATCATATTTTTTGCAAAACAAAAGGGCTGTGCAATCGATTGGTTGcaaggaccaatcgattggtaCACTCACATTTTCACTTTTCCATTTCACAGAACACCACTTCTTCTATTAAACCATTTCCAAAAAAACACCCACTCCTTCTTCCAACCAACCCATCACACTACAAGCTTATATACGCATAAATAACAAGTTCATAATATCAAGGATTTAAAGGTCATAACCACAATCAATCATCTAACCACAATCACAACAAATCGTGTAATCACAATAATCATAAGAACACATCAAGCACGTATCCATGGAAATCAACAAGAGCAAGAGAAATATTCATCATATAGCATGGATTTTCATGATTTATCTATGATTCTACAACCCTAATCTTCTAGAAGTCTAGGGTTTTtaactagaacccacctcaagaaTGGAAGAGGAGAAGTTATTGAAGATGAGATGAGGATGAAGATATTGGTGTTGGTTCCAagctttcttcttcttcctcttcttcttcttcttctccattAGCCTTGTTTCTCTTATTCTATCTTTCCCTTGAGCTACTTCTTTCTTTCTATCATTTCCTTTTCTTCTGGTGGCTCTACTGAGAGATATACACAGGG includes these proteins:
- the LOC127122824 gene encoding uncharacterized protein LOC127122824, which produces MKRLCLQAIPLSPPMVVTTAMDDVVETPLICENCSLSVNGRIFHIDLICLPFKKVDVVLGMDWLSANSVFIGCEEKLIIIPSSEATPRDVLTTILEGTVGMVNFLFENEKSVLLVLTKESNDNLSVTQIPVVCEFPKVFPEDVTSLSPEKKVKFSIDLIPRMAPISVSLYRMAPLELRELNNQWEELLTNHFI